GCCGCGTCGCCGACCCCGACGGCGTCGGTCGCCACGGACGTCGCGCCGGACGTGATGCTCGCCGAGGCGGACTGGTCGGCGGTGGGCCTCGCGGCCCCGCGCGACGAGAGCACGGGGGTCGTCGACTGGCGCCTGCCGGACGCGTGCGCCGCGGGGGCGCCGGCCCCGACGTCCGCGATGCGCACCGTCACGCAGGGCACCGGCGAGCTCGAGTCGTCCGTCGGGGTGCAGCAGGTCGTGCTGCTCCCGGACGCGGACGCCGCGGTCGCGGAGGCGGAGCGTCTGACGGCCGCGCTGACCGCGTGCACCGCGGGCGAGCCGCCGACGCTCTACGTCGCCGAGCCGGTGCCGGTGGGCGCACAGGGCGTCGGGCTCGCGACCGACTACTACGGGTCGTCGGCATCGGGTCCGCTCGACGACGCGATGGGCACCTACGTCGCGGTGACCCGCCGCGGCACCGCGGTGATGCTCGTCGGGCTCGACGGCGGCGAGTCGACCGTCGGGTCGGCGCGCACGACCGTGTCCGGGCTCGCGCAGCAGGGCTGGGAGCAGCTGTGCCCGTTCGACTCCGCGGGCTGCTGAGGTCTACGGGGCCGGGCGCAGCACGATCAGGCGCCACGCACCCCGCGCCCCGGGCGGCACGACGGGCGCGCGCGGCGGCACGGGCGCGACGCGCACGTACCCCGCGCCGACGGCCGGGCGCGGGTCCGGGTCGCCCGCGTTCGGCCACAGCGCGCACGCGCGCTCGGCCTGGGCGGTGATGGTGAGCGACGGGTTCACGCCGAGGTTCGCGGTGATCGTCGAGCCGTCGAGCACGTGCAGGCCGTCGTACCCGAACACGCGGTGGTAGGGGTCGACGACCCCGTCCGTGGCGCTCGTGCCGATCGTGCAGCCGCCGATGAAGTGCGCGGTCATGGGCACGTCGACGATCTCCCCGAGGCTGCTGAACGCGCCGCCGCCGACGTGCGCCGCCATGCGCCGGTAGGCGGCGTTGGCCCGCGGGATCCAGGTCGGGTTCGGTTCGCCGCCGCCGGGCGTGGACGTGAGCCGCCACCGTCCGAGCCGGGTGCGGCGCGGCCCGACGGTGATCGACGCGTCACCGGTCTGCATGACGAGCCCGATGACGGTGCGCTGCGACCATGACGCGAGCCCCGTGACGACCGAGACGGCCCGCACGGGGTGCCGCAGCACCTGCCCGAACCAGCGGACGGGCCGGGGCACGCGCCCGCCACCGTCGGTGAGGACCGTCGCGAGCAGGCCCATGAGGTTCGACCCGCGCCCGTACCGGACGGGCTCGAGGTGCGTGCGTTCGTCGAGCCAGACGGACGACGTGATCGCGACGCCGCCGTTGAGCGGCTCGTGCCGCCGCCAGCCCCGCACCCGGCGCGCCGCGCCGCCGAGCGACTCCGAGTTGGTGCGGGTCAACGCCCCGAGCCGGTCGGACAGCCGCGGCAGCGTCCCGTCGGCCTTGAGCCGGTGCAGCAGCGACTGCGTGCCCCACGCCCCGGCGGCGACGACGACCTGGTCCGCCGCCAGCGTCGCGGCCGGCCCGCGTCGACCCGTCGGGACGGTCGACACCGTCCAGCGGCCGTCGCGCGTCGGGGACAGCGACGTCACCGTCGTGTCGGGCACGATCCGCGCACCCGCCCGCTCGGCCAGCCACAGGTAGTTCGTCTCGAGCGTGTTCTTCGCGCCGTGCCGGCACCCCGTCATGCACTCGCCGCACTCGAGGCAGCCGCGCCGCTCGGGCCCGGCCCCGCCGAAGAACGGGTCGGGGACCGCGGCCCCCGGCGTCCCGAACACGACGCCGACCGGCGCGCGCCGGAACGTCGCCTCGACACCGAGGTCACGCGCGGCGGCCAGCACGACACGGTCCGCGGGCGTGACCGTCGGGTTGTCGACGACACCGAGCATCCGTCGGGCCTGGTCGTAGTGCGGCGCGAGCTCGGCGTGCCAGTCGGTGATGCCCGCCCACTGCGGGTCGGACCAGAACGCGTCCGACTCGGGCTCGTACAACGTGTTCGCGTACACGAGCGACCCGCCGCCGACACCGGCACCGGCGAGCACGACGACGTCGGGCAGCACGTGGATGCGCTGGATGCCGTGGCAGCCGAGCCGCGGCGCCCACAGGAACCGCCGCACGTCCCACGACGTCCGCGGCAGCGTCTCGGCCGTGAAGCGTCGACCGGCCTCCAGGACCGTGACGCGGTACCCCTTCTCGGAGAGCCGCAGCGCGGCCACCGACCCGCCGAACCCGGAGCCCACGACGACGACGTGCGGGCGCGCGTCGCTCCCAGCAGACGTCATCGTCGACCTCCGGCACCGTCGCCCGCGTCGGTCACGGACGTCGTGATGATAGGACGACGCCGACGTCGGGCCGGGGTCAGCGTCCGGCCAGGGCGGGGACGGCCTCGCTCGTCGCGTCGAGCGGGTGCTCGTCGGTCGCCGCGACGAGGGAGCGGACGAGCGGGTGCCACGGGCGGGTCGTCGGGCCGGTGAGCACGAGGTCGCGCGTCAGCGTCGGTGCGAGCGGGGCCATGACGACGCCGTCGGGGAGCAGGCCGCCGCCGAGACTGGGCATGACGGACACCCCGATGCCCTCCTCGACCATGCGGAGCATCGTCGCCAGCTCGCGCACGCGCTGTCCGGGGGAGAACGGCAGGTCGGCGGTGCGGTGGAGGCGCCGGACCTGGGCCTCGCACCCGCCCCCGGACACGAGCAGGCCGTCGTCCACGAGCTCGGCCAACGGGATCGGGCCGGCGTCGACGAGCGGGTGGTCGGTGCGGACGACGGCGCGGAAGTCGTCGCGCGCGACGAGCCGGGCACCGTCCGGTGCCGGGTCCGGGTCGACGAGCACCGCGGCGTCGACGATGCCGCCCTCGAGCCACTCCGCGAGCTCGTCGTCGTCGCCCTCGAACACGCGCACGTGGACGAGCGGCAGGCGGTCGCCCCACGTCCGCAGGAGCGCCGGCATGAGGCCCTGGCACACCGTCGGCACGGCGGCGAGCCGGACGGTCCCGGCCGACCGCGCCGAGGCGTGCTCGGCCGTGAAGGCGTCGGCGGACGCGATCGCGGCGCGCGCGTGGGGGAGCAGGCGGGCACCGAGCGCCGTCGTCACGACGGGCGTCGCTCGCTCGACGAGCCGGCCGCCGGCCTCCTGCTCGAGCGCGGCGACGGCGTGCGAGACGGCGGACTGGCTGACGTCGAGGGCCGCGGCGGCGTCGGTGAACGACGCGCGGTCGACCACCGCGACGAAGACCCGGAGCTGCACGAGCGTGGGCATGAACCGACCGTATCGCGGCATGAGCCGGATGCGTTTGCCTCATGTCGGAGGTCTCGGCCACGGTGGTGCACGTGACCCGGGACCGGACGATCGTCGTCTACTACCTCGCCGCCGCCCTCGTGTGGGGTGCGAGCTTCCTGTTCATCAAGGTCGGGCTCGACGAGGGCCTGAGCCCGGCGCAGGTCGTGCTGGCGCGGCTGACGCTGGGAGCGCTCGCGCTGCTCGTCGCGATGGTCGTGCTGCGGCGCCGCTGGCCGCGCGGTGCGCGGACGTGGGGGCACCTCGCGGTGCTCGGCGTCATCCTGTGCGTCGTGCCGTTCCTGCTGTTCTCGTGGGCCGGGCAGCACGTGACGTCGGGGCTCGCCAGCATCCTCAACGCGACGACGCCGCTCATGACCGCCGCGTGGGCGGCGGCGCTGCTGCCCACCGAGCGGCTGGTCGCCCGGCAGCGGGTCGGCCTGCTCGTCGGCATCGTCGGCGTGGTGGTGGTCGTCGCGCCGTGGACCTGGCTCGCGGGCGGCGTGTCCGCGAGCGTCCCGGCCGTCCTCGCATGCCTCGGGGCCACGGCGAGCTACGGCATCGGCACCACCTACCTGCGCCGGTTCGTCACGCCGCTGGGCCTGCCGCCCGAGTCGGTCGCGGCCGGGCAGATCGGCGCCGGGGCGCTCCTGGTGCTGGCCGCGTCACCGTTCATCGTGCCCGTGGGCACGCTGGGCACGCTCGAGGTGTCGTGGCCGCTGGTCGGCGCGATGGTCGCCCTCGGCGCGCTGGGCACCGGCGCCGCGTACGTGTGGTTCAACCGGATCGTCGACGCGTGGGGCGCGCAGCGAGCGTCGACGGTCACGTACCTGACCCCGCTCGTCGGGGTGGTGCTGGGCGCGCTCGTCCTGGGTGAGCGCGTGCACTGGTACGAGCCGGTCGGGGGGGTGCTGGTCGTGCTCGGCGTGGTGGTGGCGCAGCGGGGGAAGCGGGCGCCGGTCGCCGCAGCCGCGCCGGGCGAGGCGCTCGAGGCGCGGACGGCCTGAGGGCGGCCGCCGGGACCTCGCCGGGGTGTCTCCACCTCGCCGTGTTTGGTCGTGAGCGCGCCCGGGTGCACCATGGACGGCGATCTGCGTCGCGGGACCAGCCCGCGACCGCGAGCACGGAGTGCATCTCGATGCAGCAGGGAAGCGAGGCGGCCGTCCTGGCCTCCTCAGGCGCGGGCCCGACGCCCGCCCCGCACGCCTGACGCCTCACGGCGACGACCCGTCCGGACCTGGTCCGCGCGGGTTCCTCGGTGCACCCCGGCGGGCCGTCTCCTGACCCGTGCCGTCCCCGGACCTCCGATGGTCCGGCGACGGCTCCTGCCGCACGAGAGCCGAGACCCATGCTTCCCCTGACCGAACAGCAGATCCGCACGTCCTTCGTGAACTGCTCGCGCCGCGAGGCCGCGCAGCTCACCCTCCCGTCCGACCTGGCCGACCTGCGCTGGGACCGCCTCGACTACCTGGGGTGGATCGACCGCAAGGCGCCGCTGCGCTCCTACGTGGTCGTGCCCGTCGACGACGGGATCGTCGGCGTCACGCTGCGGGCCCCCGAGGTCGCGTCGCGCCGCCGTGCCGTGTGCGCGTGGTGCGAGGACGTCTACGCGACCGACGACGTGTCGATGTACGTCGCCCGCCGGGCAGGTGCGGCCGGTCGCAACGGCGACACCCTCGGGACGCTCGTGTGCACGGACTTCCACTGCTCGCGCAACGTGCGCCGCAAGCCGACGATCATCGAGGCCGGCCAGGACCCGGCCGGCGTCGTCCAGCGCCGCATCGAGACGCTGCGCGCGCACTCCGCGCGCTTCGTCCGCGAGGTGCTGCGCGAGTCCTGACCGCTGAAGGTGCGGCGTCGGCACGTCCGGCGCCGCACCGGGCTCACGGTCGACGCACCACCTGCGGCGCGTGTCGCGACGGCCGAAGGGCTGGACGGCTGGTGCGCCGGTGCGTACCTTCGGGGCGTCCGTCCGTCCGTCGACGATGGCCCCCGGTGCGCCGCGAAGCACCGCCCGCATGGAGACTCGACCCGGAGGGCTCGCCCTCGTCGTCCCGTGACCGGCCCGCAGGTGCGGGTCCGCACCCGCCAGGACCTGCGTCGGGAGCGACGTCCCCGCCCGCACTCCTGCTGGGACCACCTGGTCGCCGCACCGTTGTGGCCGTTGCACGGCGTGAACCTCGGCACGCTGCTGCGGACGTGCGACGCCGTCGGCGCGTGCCTGGCCGTCCCGCGGCTGCCGTGGGTGCCCGAGGCGCTGGCGCGCGGCAACACGCTCCGTCAGCCCGCGTGCGTGCACTGGACCGGCAACCCGGTCCGGTGGCTCGAGAAGCAGCGGGAGCGCGGCTCGGCGGTCGTGGGCGTCGAGCTGACCGAGGAGTCGGTGCGGCTCGGCGACCTGCCCGCGGCTCGCCGCCGGACGGTCATGGTGCTCGGGCACGAGCAGACCGGCATCCCGCCCGAGGCGCTCGACCTGCTCGACGTGACCGTGGAGATCCCCATGGTCGGGACCGGGTCGAGCCTCAACGTCGCCGTCGCGGGCTCGCTCGTGCTCTACCGCCTCGCGGGCCTGACGTGACGGCTGCCGGGCGGCGGCGTGCGTGGCGGGTCAGGCCGTGGCGCGGTGGCAGGCGGCGAGCAGCGTCTCCATGCCGACGCGGATGTCGTCGATCTCCCGTCGGGACAGGCCCAGGCGGTCGACCATCGCGGCGGGGATGCCGACGGCGTCGGCGCGCATCGCGCGGCCCTCGTCGGTGAGCGCGATGACGAGCTGCCGCTCGTCGTCGCCCGCGCGCGTCTTGGTCACGAGGCCGAGCGTCTCCAGGCGCTTGACCAGCGGCGACGTGGTCGCGGGCTCGAGCTGCAGGACGGCGGCGAGCCGCTTGAGCGAGAGGTCGCCGTGCTGCCACAGCGCGAGCATCGCGAGGTACTGCGGGTGCGTGAGGCCGAGGGGCTCGAGGAGCGACCGGTAGACACCGACGAGCGCGCGGGCGGCGGCGGACGTCGCGAGGCAGAGCTGCGCCTCCAGGGCGAGCGGGTCGGTGTCCGAGGCGTCCGTCACGGTGGTCGGCATGCGAGCATCCTAGTGATAAGTTCGTGCACGAATCATCCGCGCACGAATGGAACTCACGATGGGCTTCGCCGACCGGTTCGACGCGCTGAACAACCACGTGACGCTGTTCTTCCTGCGCTTCGTCGGCCCGCCGTCGGTGGGCTCGCCCGACGGGCGCGGGCGCGCGGTGAGCGACGACGAGCGCGCCCGCGAGGTCGAGATCCGGCAGTCCTTCGAGCGCGTGACGGGCCCCGACGGCCGCCCGTACCTCGTCGAGCGCCCGTCGTCGGAGGGCTAGGCGCCCCGCTGGTCGCGGAACGTGCGGTCGGCGTCCGCCTTGGCAACGGATGACGTCACATCCGATGCTAACGTCGTCCTGTGACAACGGATCCGCCCTCTGCGCGACCGGCCGCATGGCCCGCGTTCGGCAGCGAGACGGTCGAGTGGCAGTCGGCGGACGCGGGATACGGGCCGCGCACCGGCCGTAGCGGACGCACCGGTCCGTACGAAGCCGCCGTCCCACCCTCGATCGCCGAGGCCCCCGTCGTCCTGTCCACGTCGACGGTCGCGCTCGTCGCCGAGGCCTCGGCGGAGATCGCCCGGTTCGACGGCGAGACGCACGCCGCGACGACGTCGTACGCGGCACTGCTGCTGCGCACGGAGGCTGCGAGCTCGTCGCAGATCGAGAACCTCACGTCGTCCCCGAAGGCGATCGCTCTCGCCGAGCTCGGTCGGAAGGGGCGGGCGAACGCGGACGAGATCGTCGCCAACGTCGCCACGATGACCGAGGCGCTCGACGGAGCCGAGCGGCTGGACGGCGCCGCCATCCTCGCGATGCACCGGACGCTCATGGCCGACCACATGCCGTCGGCTGCCGGCCGGTGGCGCGAGGAGGCGGTGTGGATCGGGGGGAGTGCCCGGAGCCCCCACGGGGCGGCGTACGTCGCCCCCGTGCACACTCGCGTCCCGGACGCGATCGACGACCTGGCCGCATTCATGGCGCGCGACGACGTGCCGGTGCTCGCGCAGGCGGCTCTCACGCATGCGCAGTTCGAGTCCATCCACCCGTTCCCGGACGGCAACGGCCGCACGGGGCGCGCGCTCCTGCACGCCCAGCTGCGGCACGGGGGTCTTGCCCGGGAGGCGATCGTGCCGGTGTCGGCGGGGTTGCTGGCCGACACCGACCGGTACTTCCGCGCCCTGACCGTCTACCGGGACGGGGACGTCGAGCCGATCGTGGTCGAGGTCGCAGATGCCGTCTTCCCGGCGTTGGCGAGCTCGCGACGGCTCATCGCCGACGTCTCCGACGCGCGCGCCGGCTGGGGTGAGCGGATCCGGGCGCGCCGGGGCGCAGCCGCGTGGGCGCTCGCCGACCTCCTCACGACGCGTCCGGTCGTCGATGTCCGTCTGGTCGCCGAACGGCTCGGGATCACCACGGTGAACGCCCAGCTCGCGGTCGACAGACTCGTGGAGGACGGAGTCCTGACGCAGGTCGGCAACGGCGCGCGTGACCGGGTCTGGCAGGCGGCCGAGGTGCTGGACGCGATGGATCGGTTCGCCGCGCGCTCTCGGCACCGCGTCGTGTGATCCGGAGCGCCGAGCCGACCGTTGCTCACGGCAGGGGGTCGGTCGCCCACGGGTAGGACGGCTGGGCGCCGAGGCGCGTGACGGACGCCGCGGCGACGCGGGTCGCGAAGGCCGCCGCGTCCCGCAGGGCGTCCCCGACGGCGAGCCGGGCGGCGAGGGCGCCGACGAAGGCGTCGCCCGCGCCGGTCGTGTCGACCGCGTCGACCCGCACGGCGGGCCACGACCAGGAGGCGCCCGCCTCGTGCCCGACGACCCCCGACGTCCCGAGCGTGACGACGACCGACGCCGGCCCCCGCGCCGCGAGCTCCGTGGCGGCGTGGTGCGCGCCCTCGGCGCCGGGGGCGATCGGGTGCCCGAGCAGGAGGGCCGCCTCGTGCTCGTTGACGACGAGCGGGTCGGCGAGCGCGACGACGTCGTCGGGGAGCGTCGTCGCGGGTGCGACGTTGAGCAGCACCCGCACGCCGGCACGGTGCGCGAGGCGGGCGGTGTGACCGACGGTGTCGAGCGGGATCTCCGCCTGGAGCACGCACACGCGGCCCCCCGCGACCACGGCGCGGGCCGCGTCGACGGCTGCCGGCGTCACGGCGGCGTTGGCGCCCGGGACGACGACGATCGTGTTCTCGCCGTCGTCGGCGAGCGTCACCACGGCGAGCCCGGTCGGCCCGTCGACGGTGCGCACGTGCGCGAGGTCGACGCCCGCCGACGTCAGCAGGCCGAGCGCGACGGCGGCGTTCTGGTCGGTGCCGACCGCGCCGACCAGCGCGACGGACGCGCCGAGCCGTGCGGCGGCGACGGCCTGGTTGGCGCCCTTGCCGCCGGGCAGCGTGACCGCGTCGCGGCCCAGGACGGTCTCGCCGGGGCGCGGGTGTCGCCCGACCTGCAGCACGAGGTCGGCGTTGACCGACCCCACGACGACGACGTCGTGTCCCATGGCGCCTCCTCGTACCCGACCGGGACATCGTGGACCGTCGGCCCGGGATGTCGCCGCCCGTCCGCCGCCCGGGTGCCCCGGTTGCGCGCCGATCCGGGTCGCCTACCGTGGGCGACGGTCCAGCAGAGGCCGTCGGGTGCGGTTGCGCCGAGGCGGCGACGGGCGCACCCGGACGGCGGACACCGTCGGCACACGATCGGGTGACCTGGGTCCAACCGGGCGTAGTCATCCCAGGACTTCGGGGAGGCTTGCGGGATGGACATGCGGATCGAGGTCACGAACGCCGACGTCGCCGCGGCCAAGCGCGCCTGGTCGCGCGCGGTGGAGAGCGGCGAGAGCGACGCCCGCACCCAGGTGCTCTACGACAGCCTGCGCCGCGTCATCAACGCCCAGGCCCAGCAGATGGCGGAGGACTTCCGCGCGAAGCGCGCGAGCTGACCGGCGGAGTCCGGCGCGGAACGCGCGAGCCGACCCGGCGCGCGGCCGGGTGGCGCGAGCGGACCCGGTGGGCCGCGGGCAGCCACGGCCCGCGACCCACCGGACCTGTCACGGGTAGGACGTGACGAACGACGGGGTCCCCGTGTTCGTGTTGTCCACCTGACCGCCCACACCGTTCACCACGTGGCGGATCGTGCCCGCGCTGAGGTTCACGGTCATGACGTGCTTCAGCGTCACGCCCGGACGCTGCGGCACCTCGAACCCGTTCTCGGTGACGATCGACGGGTTGTTCTGGTTGAACACGTAGACACCGGCACCCCACAGCTGGTGCGACCGCACGCGGTCCCCGACCTTGTACCCGGCCCACCCGAGGGTGCCGTCGGGCTCGGTCCAGTCCGCCTGCGTCGGCGGGTCGTACGGCAGCTCGTTCTGGTACAGGACGACGCGTCCGCGCTCGCCGTTCCAGATCGTGTTGTGCTGCTGGAAGTGCTCGACGAACAGCCCGGTCGCGGTGACGTCGTCGCCGTTCACGACGACGCCGTTGTGACCGATGTTGGTGCGCCAGCGCTCGGTGTCGCCGTTGACGCCCTCGGTGAAGCCCTCGACGCCGTGGTCGGCGCGCCACACCCACGTGTGGTCGACGAGCACGTCGTCGGCGTTGATCTCGAGCGCGACGTCGGTGCTGCCCTTGTGGGGCCCGCCGACGCGGAAGTAGACGTCACTGAGCGTGATCGGGTCGCGACGGCTCTTGGTGCCCCAGTCGGGCGCGTGCCGGTGGTCGAGGCCGACCTTGAGGAGCACGGGCGACTTCGTCGGGCCGGCGTCGATGGTGACGCCCGCGACGACGATGCCCGGGACGTCGGCGACGAACAGCGGGGTCGCACCGCGCGCGGACGTGAGCGTCGCGTGGCCGGTGCCGAGCACGACCGTGCCGGGCCGCCAGACGGCGATCGTCGACGCGACGTCGTAGACGCCGGGCGTGAGCAGCAGGTGCTTGCCGAGCGCGAGCTGCGCGTTGATCTTGAGCACCGAGTCGCCGGGCTTGGCGACGTAGAAGTCGCGCAGCGGGATCGATCGGCCGGGCGTCATGCCGTTCGCCCACGTGATGCCGCGCGTGCCCTCGGCCGCCGACGGGACGCGGACCTGCCACGTGCCGCGGGAGTCGACGTAGAGGTACGGCTTCTCGCGGCTGACGGGGGTGGTGTCGAGCGTCGTGTACGGCGGGTCGGGGAACGTCGCGTCGGCGGGTGCGCCCTCGACGCCGGAGAACACCTGGTTCCAGACGGCGTTCGACCAGCTGCGCACGGAGCTGTTGCGGGTGAGCCACTGCTGCTGCGAGCCGTTGACCACGTCACCGAACCGGGAGTCGGCGATGAACCCGCCGCTCGCGTACTGCGGGCCCGCGGTGCAGTAGTCCATGAGCGAGAAGCCGGGGTCGCCCTCGTTCGCCAGGACGTTGATCCGGCGCAGCGACACCGCCTGCGACACGGCCCAGAAGTTGGCCGACGCGCGGCAGCCGT
The sequence above is a segment of the Cellulomonas fimi genome. Coding sequences within it:
- a CDS encoding glycosyl hydrolase family 28-related protein produces the protein MDPHVPASSRSRRRRRAPLIATLALALAATAAAPATAHGGGAPATPNLGPNVVVFDPSMPVADIQAKVDQIHAQQVDAEMGTARYSLLFKPGEYGTATQPLQMKVGYYTEVAGLGASPTDVVVHGKIETYNRCLSDDPANPNCIALVNFWRTLSNLTLDIDGAGQDGCRASANFWAVSQAVSLRRINVLANEGDPGFSLMDYCTAGPQYASGGFIADSRFGDVVNGSQQQWLTRNSSVRSWSNAVWNQVFSGVEGAPADATFPDPPYTTLDTTPVSREKPYLYVDSRGTWQVRVPSAAEGTRGITWANGMTPGRSIPLRDFYVAKPGDSVLKINAQLALGKHLLLTPGVYDVASTIAVWRPGTVVLGTGHATLTSARGATPLFVADVPGIVVAGVTIDAGPTKSPVLLKVGLDHRHAPDWGTKSRRDPITLSDVYFRVGGPHKGSTDVALEINADDVLVDHTWVWRADHGVEGFTEGVNGDTERWRTNIGHNGVVVNGDDVTATGLFVEHFQQHNTIWNGERGRVVLYQNELPYDPPTQADWTEPDGTLGWAGYKVGDRVRSHQLWGAGVYVFNQNNPSIVTENGFEVPQRPGVTLKHVMTVNLSAGTIRHVVNGVGGQVDNTNTGTPSFVTSYP
- a CDS encoding Fic family protein, translated to MTTDPPSARPAAWPAFGSETVEWQSADAGYGPRTGRSGRTGPYEAAVPPSIAEAPVVLSTSTVALVAEASAEIARFDGETHAATTSYAALLLRTEAASSSQIENLTSSPKAIALAELGRKGRANADEIVANVATMTEALDGAERLDGAAILAMHRTLMADHMPSAAGRWREEAVWIGGSARSPHGAAYVAPVHTRVPDAIDDLAAFMARDDVPVLAQAALTHAQFESIHPFPDGNGRTGRALLHAQLRHGGLAREAIVPVSAGLLADTDRYFRALTVYRDGDVEPIVVEVADAVFPALASSRRLIADVSDARAGWGERIRARRGAAAWALADLLTTRPVVDVRLVAERLGITTVNAQLAVDRLVEDGVLTQVGNGARDRVWQAAEVLDAMDRFAARSRHRVV
- a CDS encoding MarR family winged helix-turn-helix transcriptional regulator, producing MPTTVTDASDTDPLALEAQLCLATSAAARALVGVYRSLLEPLGLTHPQYLAMLALWQHGDLSLKRLAAVLQLEPATTSPLVKRLETLGLVTKTRAGDDERQLVIALTDEGRAMRADAVGIPAAMVDRLGLSRREIDDIRVGMETLLAACHRATA
- a CDS encoding LysR family transcriptional regulator, with product MPTLVQLRVFVAVVDRASFTDAAAALDVSQSAVSHAVAALEQEAGGRLVERATPVVTTALGARLLPHARAAIASADAFTAEHASARSAGTVRLAAVPTVCQGLMPALLRTWGDRLPLVHVRVFEGDDDELAEWLEGGIVDAAVLVDPDPAPDGARLVARDDFRAVVRTDHPLVDAGPIPLAELVDDGLLVSGGGCEAQVRRLHRTADLPFSPGQRVRELATMLRMVEEGIGVSVMPSLGGGLLPDGVVMAPLAPTLTRDLVLTGPTTRPWHPLVRSLVAATDEHPLDATSEAVPALAGR
- a CDS encoding FAD-dependent oxidoreductase, which gives rise to MTSAGSDARPHVVVVGSGFGGSVAALRLSEKGYRVTVLEAGRRFTAETLPRTSWDVRRFLWAPRLGCHGIQRIHVLPDVVVLAGAGVGGGSLVYANTLYEPESDAFWSDPQWAGITDWHAELAPHYDQARRMLGVVDNPTVTPADRVVLAAARDLGVEATFRRAPVGVVFGTPGAAVPDPFFGGAGPERRGCLECGECMTGCRHGAKNTLETNYLWLAERAGARIVPDTTVTSLSPTRDGRWTVSTVPTGRRGPAATLAADQVVVAAGAWGTQSLLHRLKADGTLPRLSDRLGALTRTNSESLGGAARRVRGWRRHEPLNGGVAITSSVWLDERTHLEPVRYGRGSNLMGLLATVLTDGGGRVPRPVRWFGQVLRHPVRAVSVVTGLASWSQRTVIGLVMQTGDASITVGPRRTRLGRWRLTSTPGGGEPNPTWIPRANAAYRRMAAHVGGGAFSSLGEIVDVPMTAHFIGGCTIGTSATDGVVDPYHRVFGYDGLHVLDGSTITANLGVNPSLTITAQAERACALWPNAGDPDPRPAVGAGYVRVAPVPPRAPVVPPGARGAWRLIVLRPAP
- a CDS encoding DMT family transporter; protein product: MTRDRTIVVYYLAAALVWGASFLFIKVGLDEGLSPAQVVLARLTLGALALLVAMVVLRRRWPRGARTWGHLAVLGVILCVVPFLLFSWAGQHVTSGLASILNATTPLMTAAWAAALLPTERLVARQRVGLLVGIVGVVVVVAPWTWLAGGVSASVPAVLACLGATASYGIGTTYLRRFVTPLGLPPESVAAGQIGAGALLVLAASPFIVPVGTLGTLEVSWPLVGAMVALGALGTGAAYVWFNRIVDAWGAQRASTVTYLTPLVGVVLGALVLGERVHWYEPVGGVLVVLGVVVAQRGKRAPVAAAAPGEALEARTA
- a CDS encoding FBP domain-containing protein, whose translation is MLPLTEQQIRTSFVNCSRREAAQLTLPSDLADLRWDRLDYLGWIDRKAPLRSYVVVPVDDGIVGVTLRAPEVASRRRAVCAWCEDVYATDDVSMYVARRAGAAGRNGDTLGTLVCTDFHCSRNVRRKPTIIEAGQDPAGVVQRRIETLRAHSARFVREVLRES
- a CDS encoding TrmH family RNA methyltransferase, encoding MTGPQVRVRTRQDLRRERRPRPHSCWDHLVAAPLWPLHGVNLGTLLRTCDAVGACLAVPRLPWVPEALARGNTLRQPACVHWTGNPVRWLEKQRERGSAVVGVELTEESVRLGDLPAARRRTVMVLGHEQTGIPPEALDLLDVTVEIPMVGTGSSLNVAVAGSLVLYRLAGLT
- the rbsK gene encoding ribokinase; this translates as MGHDVVVVGSVNADLVLQVGRHPRPGETVLGRDAVTLPGGKGANQAVAAARLGASVALVGAVGTDQNAAVALGLLTSAGVDLAHVRTVDGPTGLAVVTLADDGENTIVVVPGANAAVTPAAVDAARAVVAGGRVCVLQAEIPLDTVGHTARLAHRAGVRVLLNVAPATTLPDDVVALADPLVVNEHEAALLLGHPIAPGAEGAHHAATELAARGPASVVVTLGTSGVVGHEAGASWSWPAVRVDAVDTTGAGDAFVGALAARLAVGDALRDAAAFATRVAAASVTRLGAQPSYPWATDPLP